In Streptomyces sclerotialus, one genomic interval encodes:
- a CDS encoding flavin reductase family protein, with amino-acid sequence MTASSDLAAPRHASPELLRSVFRQHAAGVAVITAQGRRAPVGFTATSLTSVAAEPPLVSFGVGTGSSSWPVIAEAEYVGVHILGEDQEELAATFARSGADRFAAPTSWRTGPQGVPVLDGVLAWLVGRVVARVPAGDHRIVLAEVVVGDPTGHGRPLVYHQGRFTALRD; translated from the coding sequence ATGACCGCCTCGTCCGACCTCGCGGCACCCCGGCACGCCTCTCCCGAACTGCTGCGCTCGGTCTTCCGGCAGCACGCGGCGGGAGTCGCCGTGATCACCGCGCAGGGGCGCCGGGCGCCCGTCGGCTTCACCGCCACCTCCCTCACCTCCGTCGCCGCCGAACCGCCCTTGGTCTCCTTCGGGGTGGGCACCGGCAGCTCCAGCTGGCCCGTCATCGCGGAGGCGGAGTACGTCGGCGTCCACATACTCGGCGAGGACCAGGAGGAGCTGGCCGCCACCTTCGCGCGCAGCGGCGCGGACCGCTTCGCCGCGCCCACCTCCTGGCGCACCGGCCCCCAGGGGGTGCCGGTCCTCGACGGCGTGCTCGCCTGGCTGGTCGGCCGGGTCGTGGCGCGGGTGCCCGCGGGGGATCACCGGATCGTGCTGGCCGAGGTCGTCGTCGGTGACCCGACGGGCCACGGCAGGCCGTTGGTGTACCACCAGGGACGCTTCACCGCCCTACGTGACTGA
- a CDS encoding GNAT family N-acetyltransferase has product MATTPAPELTFRPATASDVPALVELIESAYRGDASRAGWTTEADLLAGRRTDPEGVAAVVEADGSRLLVAERDGELVACCQLEHRGEHAYFGMFAVRPALQGGGLGKVIIAEAERIVRAEWGAREMHMTVIRQRTELIAWYERRGYARTGRMTPFPYGDERFGIPQRADLAFELLVKKLA; this is encoded by the coding sequence ATGGCCACCACGCCAGCGCCCGAGCTGACCTTCCGCCCCGCCACCGCGTCCGACGTCCCCGCGCTCGTCGAGCTCATCGAGTCGGCGTACCGGGGCGACGCGAGCCGCGCGGGCTGGACCACGGAGGCGGACCTGCTGGCGGGCCGGCGCACCGACCCCGAGGGCGTCGCCGCGGTGGTCGAGGCGGACGGCAGCCGGCTGCTGGTCGCCGAACGGGACGGTGAGCTGGTGGCCTGCTGCCAGCTCGAACACCGCGGGGAGCACGCCTACTTCGGCATGTTCGCGGTGCGCCCCGCCCTCCAGGGCGGCGGCCTGGGCAAGGTGATCATCGCTGAGGCCGAGCGCATCGTACGCGCCGAGTGGGGCGCCCGCGAGATGCACATGACGGTCATCCGGCAGCGCACCGAGCTGATCGCCTGGTACGAGCGCCGCGGCTACGCGCGCACCGGCCGGATGACTCCCTTCCCGTACGGCGACGAGCGCTTCGGCATACCGCAGCGTGCCGACCTCGCATTCGAGCTGCTGGTCAAGAAGCTGGCCTGA
- a CDS encoding VOC family protein, protein MVQVLSSRVLVRPADPERSREFYGKALGLPVYREFGTGPERGVVYFLGGGFLEVSGRSAEPPTATLQLWLQVADAAAAHEELVANGVEILRPPVKEPWGLIEMWIADPDGHRIVLTEVPADHPIRYRPGI, encoded by the coding sequence ATGGTGCAGGTACTGAGCAGCAGAGTGCTGGTGCGGCCGGCCGATCCCGAGCGGTCGCGGGAGTTCTACGGCAAGGCGCTGGGTCTTCCGGTGTACCGGGAGTTCGGTACGGGACCCGAGCGCGGGGTCGTGTACTTCCTCGGCGGCGGCTTCCTGGAGGTCTCGGGCCGGTCGGCGGAGCCGCCCACCGCGACGCTCCAGCTCTGGCTCCAGGTCGCGGACGCGGCGGCGGCGCACGAGGAGCTGGTGGCGAACGGCGTGGAGATCCTGCGGCCCCCGGTCAAGGAGCCGTGGGGTCTGATCGAGATGTGGATCGCCGACCCCGACGGCCACCGCATCGTCCTCACCGAGGTCCCGGCGGACCACCCGATCCGGTACCGGCCGGGGATCTGA
- a CDS encoding DUF5134 domain-containing protein, producing the protein MHGPAMTGWLLVVLCAAAGAYCLVRSRVGAEGGPVRRGQTRGEALMALGMAVMALPASVVPVPAWSAWAFVAVFGVTGLWAVAARHPHHAVGSLAMVYMALVMTTAQAGAGHGGHGGAAGLPVLTGLLLAYYAVHAVASGLRLIPAPAVLTAGSVPGAGVRAVPRPELLSACRTAMSMGMFTMLLAV; encoded by the coding sequence GTGCACGGACCGGCGATGACCGGCTGGCTGCTGGTCGTACTGTGCGCAGCGGCGGGCGCGTACTGCCTCGTGCGCTCGCGCGTGGGAGCGGAAGGGGGCCCCGTCCGGCGCGGGCAGACGCGCGGTGAGGCGCTGATGGCACTGGGTATGGCGGTGATGGCGCTGCCGGCCTCCGTCGTGCCGGTGCCGGCCTGGTCGGCGTGGGCCTTCGTGGCGGTCTTCGGGGTGACGGGCCTGTGGGCGGTCGCCGCCCGCCATCCGCATCACGCGGTGGGCTCGCTCGCCATGGTCTACATGGCCCTGGTGATGACGACGGCACAGGCCGGTGCGGGGCACGGCGGCCACGGCGGGGCAGCGGGCCTGCCCGTACTGACCGGCCTGCTGCTCGCCTACTACGCCGTGCACGCCGTCGCCTCCGGCCTCCGTCTGATACCGGCCCCCGCCGTGCTGACAGCGGGGAGCGTGCCGGGTGCCGGGGTGCGGGCCGTGCCGCGGCCCGAGCTGCTGAGCGCCTGCCGTACGGCCATGAGCATGGGGATGTTCACGATGCTGCTGGCGGTGTGA
- a CDS encoding threonine aldolase family protein — MEQAERTTGPAAPEGRTDARRHHDPSVRGFASDNYAGTHPEILEALALANGGHQIAYGGDEYTENLQRVIRSHFGPTAEAFPVFNGTGANVVALQAVTDRWGAVICAESAHINVDECGAPERVGGLKLLTVPTPDGKLTPELIDREAYGWDDEHRAMPQAVSITQNTELGTLYTPDEIRAICEHAHERGMVVHLDGSRIANAAASLDVPMRAFTNAVGVDILSLGGTKNGAIFGEAVVVINPDAVRAMKHLRKLSMQLASKMRFVSVQLEALLAKDLWLRNARHANTMAQRLAEGVRAVDGVEILHPVQANAVFARLPHDVSERLMKRYRFYFWDEAAGDVRWMCSFDTTEDDVDGFVAALREEMGKP; from the coding sequence GTGGAGCAGGCGGAACGAACCACGGGACCCGCGGCGCCTGAAGGCAGGACCGACGCGCGCCGCCACCACGACCCCTCGGTACGCGGCTTCGCCAGCGACAACTACGCCGGCACGCACCCCGAGATCCTCGAAGCGCTCGCCCTCGCCAACGGCGGCCATCAGATCGCCTACGGCGGGGACGAGTACACCGAGAATCTCCAGCGCGTCATCCGCAGCCACTTCGGGCCGACCGCCGAGGCCTTCCCGGTCTTCAACGGGACCGGCGCCAACGTCGTGGCCCTCCAGGCCGTGACCGACCGCTGGGGCGCGGTGATCTGCGCCGAGTCCGCGCACATCAACGTCGACGAATGCGGCGCGCCGGAGCGGGTCGGCGGCCTGAAGCTGCTGACCGTCCCCACCCCGGACGGCAAGCTCACCCCCGAGCTGATCGACCGCGAGGCGTACGGCTGGGACGACGAGCACCGGGCCATGCCGCAGGCCGTGTCGATCACGCAGAACACCGAACTGGGCACGCTCTACACCCCCGACGAGATCCGGGCCATCTGCGAGCACGCCCATGAGCGCGGCATGGTCGTCCATCTCGACGGCTCCCGGATAGCCAACGCCGCGGCGTCGCTGGACGTTCCCATGCGGGCGTTCACCAACGCCGTGGGCGTGGACATCCTCTCGCTCGGCGGCACGAAGAACGGCGCGATCTTCGGCGAGGCCGTGGTCGTCATCAACCCCGACGCCGTGCGCGCCATGAAGCACCTGCGCAAGCTGTCGATGCAGCTGGCCTCGAAGATGCGCTTCGTGTCGGTGCAGCTGGAGGCGCTGCTCGCCAAGGACCTGTGGCTGCGCAACGCCCGGCACGCCAACACGATGGCGCAGCGGCTGGCCGAGGGCGTGCGCGCCGTCGACGGCGTGGAGATCCTCCACCCGGTCCAGGCCAACGCCGTCTTCGCGCGGCTGCCGCACGACGTGAGCGAGCGCCTGATGAAGCGCTACCGCTTCTACTTCTGGGACGAGGCGGCCGGCGACGTCCGGTGGATGTGCTCCTTCGACACCACGGAGGACGACGTGGACGGATTCGTGGCGGCGCTCCGTGAGGAGATGGGCAAGCCATGA
- a CDS encoding SDR family NAD(P)-dependent oxidoreductase yields the protein MTTSITSSGNQGPLEGAVVAVAGAAGPAGRAALLRLAEAGATVVAADADAERLAEAVDAARYAHGGATVTGDTVDLLDLDATREWADRTEKEFGRIDGLVHLVGGWRGSASFAETDLADWDLLEKLLIRTVQHTSLAFEGALKRSGNGRYLLISAAGASRPTAGNAAYAASKAAAEAWTLALADAFRKAGGEAGPHAAAAILVVKALVNDQMRAERPNAKFAGFTDVTELAEAVIGVWDRPAREVNGQRLWLTPKP from the coding sequence ATGACCACTTCGATCACTTCGAGCGGTAATCAGGGCCCACTGGAGGGCGCGGTCGTCGCGGTGGCCGGCGCAGCGGGCCCGGCGGGGCGGGCCGCGCTGCTGCGGCTGGCCGAGGCGGGCGCCACCGTGGTCGCGGCGGACGCGGACGCCGAGCGGCTGGCCGAGGCGGTGGACGCCGCCCGGTACGCGCACGGCGGCGCGACCGTCACCGGCGACACCGTCGACCTGCTGGACCTGGACGCCACCCGGGAGTGGGCGGACCGTACGGAGAAGGAATTCGGCCGGATCGACGGGCTGGTGCACCTCGTGGGCGGCTGGCGGGGCTCGGCGTCCTTCGCCGAGACCGACCTCGCCGACTGGGACCTGCTGGAGAAGCTGCTGATCCGCACCGTCCAGCACACCTCGCTCGCCTTCGAGGGCGCGCTCAAGCGCAGCGGCAACGGCCGCTACCTGCTCATCAGCGCGGCGGGCGCGAGCAGGCCCACCGCCGGGAACGCCGCGTACGCCGCTTCGAAGGCCGCCGCCGAGGCCTGGACGCTCGCGCTGGCCGATGCCTTCCGCAAGGCCGGGGGCGAGGCCGGTCCGCACGCGGCGGCTGCGATCCTGGTCGTCAAGGCGCTCGTCAACGACCAGATGCGCGCCGAGCGACCGAACGCCAAATTCGCGGGCTTCACGGACGTGACAGAGCTGGCAGAGGCTGTCATCGGCGTCTGGGACCGGCCCGCCCGGGAAGTGAATGGACAGCGTCTGTGGCTGACCCCCAAGCCGTGA
- a CDS encoding B3/B4 domain-containing protein: protein MSISVTVSDDVRALAPDFAHLVVEAYDLVNGPSDEASSALLDEAAARLAVRLGSTPPQDEPHIAAWRAAYSAFGAKPSRTRNSAEALARRASADGDLPRVNRLVDVYNAISVAHVIPVGGEDLDRIEGDMHLVRATGDEPFETAAGGERVVEHPEPGEVVWRDAAGVTCRRWNWRQGVRTRLTEDSTSALFLLERMAPMTLDALEEAGAELAETLEKFSPGARIQMGEIRR from the coding sequence ATGAGCATCTCCGTCACCGTCTCCGATGACGTCCGGGCCCTGGCCCCCGACTTCGCGCACCTCGTCGTCGAGGCCTACGACCTGGTCAACGGGCCCAGCGACGAGGCAAGTTCGGCACTCCTGGACGAGGCGGCGGCCCGGCTCGCCGTACGTCTGGGCAGCACGCCCCCGCAGGACGAGCCGCACATCGCCGCCTGGCGCGCCGCGTACAGCGCCTTCGGCGCCAAGCCCTCGCGCACCCGCAACTCCGCCGAGGCGCTGGCCCGGCGCGCCTCGGCCGACGGCGACCTGCCCCGCGTCAACCGCCTCGTCGACGTCTACAACGCGATCAGCGTCGCGCACGTCATCCCGGTCGGCGGCGAGGACCTGGACCGCATCGAGGGCGACATGCACCTCGTACGCGCCACCGGGGACGAGCCCTTCGAGACGGCGGCCGGCGGCGAACGGGTCGTCGAGCACCCCGAGCCCGGCGAGGTCGTCTGGCGGGACGCGGCCGGCGTCACCTGCCGTCGCTGGAACTGGCGGCAGGGCGTCCGCACCCGCCTCACCGAGGACTCCACCAGCGCGCTGTTCCTCCTGGAACGGATGGCCCCGATGACGCTCGACGCGCTGGAGGAGGCGGGCGCCGAGCTCGCGGAGACGCTGGAGAAGTTCTCCCCGGGCGCGCGCATCCAGATGGGCGAGATCCGGCGCTGA
- a CDS encoding DUF6421 family protein — protein MTEILSPVGVRTGTSTAERVVEHAAWPVLKDAIETIRPWQAKDGSIDLDAEGAPAAATVRREVDRATAAIETLSPLLPHDAAYHRALVADLRRWADGGFAVPDFLDSLLAFQPARGREDGLQHLVVFPMYTQNGNPDRNFEAVVLRMVWPEWLAELERTRYDNPLFCGITFEDFTAGYDTHSAVLFPETIAVREAPERFSWGGIFCDREAARFRRVSEAAVDVLGIDLPDDVRAMLADQNRCQEAFVLWDMVHDRTHSHGDLPFDPFMIKQRQPFWMYGLEELRCDLTAFKEAVKLEAEGLPQARDVQYAMVFDRMFRFPVTGDRVKNYDGLGGQLLFAYLHQHDAVRWTDNTLHIDWERIPQVTQQLCGEIEKLYRDGIDRPKLVHWFAAYDLVSTYLAPHPGSVWAKGPDALDLSLPPRKLVDEVLPDEFPLSMFYEALRKKLREVIASTKGITAGSQAGAAA, from the coding sequence ATGACGGAAATTCTTTCGCCTGTGGGTGTCCGGACGGGTACCTCGACCGCTGAGCGCGTCGTCGAGCATGCGGCCTGGCCGGTGCTGAAGGACGCGATCGAGACCATCAGGCCCTGGCAGGCCAAGGACGGCTCCATAGACCTCGACGCCGAGGGCGCGCCCGCAGCGGCCACGGTCCGCCGCGAGGTGGACCGCGCGACCGCCGCGATCGAGACGCTCTCCCCGCTGCTGCCGCACGACGCCGCCTACCACCGCGCGCTCGTCGCCGACCTGCGCCGCTGGGCCGACGGCGGCTTCGCCGTGCCGGACTTCCTGGACTCGCTGCTCGCCTTCCAGCCGGCCCGCGGCCGCGAGGACGGCCTCCAGCACCTGGTCGTCTTCCCGATGTACACGCAGAACGGCAACCCCGACCGCAACTTCGAGGCCGTCGTGCTGCGCATGGTCTGGCCCGAGTGGCTCGCGGAGCTGGAGCGCACGCGCTACGACAACCCGCTGTTCTGCGGCATCACCTTCGAGGACTTCACCGCCGGGTACGACACCCACTCCGCGGTGCTCTTCCCCGAGACCATCGCGGTGCGCGAGGCGCCCGAGCGCTTCAGCTGGGGCGGCATCTTCTGCGACCGCGAGGCCGCGCGCTTCCGCCGGGTCAGCGAGGCCGCCGTGGACGTCCTCGGCATCGACCTCCCGGACGACGTCCGCGCGATGCTGGCCGACCAGAACCGCTGCCAGGAGGCGTTCGTTCTGTGGGACATGGTGCACGACCGTACGCACAGCCACGGTGACCTGCCCTTCGACCCCTTCATGATCAAGCAGCGGCAGCCGTTCTGGATGTACGGCCTGGAGGAGCTGCGCTGCGACCTCACCGCCTTCAAGGAGGCCGTGAAGCTGGAGGCGGAGGGCCTGCCGCAGGCCAGGGACGTGCAGTACGCGATGGTCTTCGACCGGATGTTCCGCTTCCCGGTCACCGGCGACCGCGTGAAGAACTACGACGGCCTCGGCGGCCAGCTGCTCTTCGCGTACCTGCACCAGCACGACGCCGTGCGCTGGACCGACAACACCCTGCACATCGACTGGGAGCGCATCCCGCAGGTCACGCAGCAGCTGTGCGGCGAGATCGAGAAGCTCTACCGCGACGGCATCGACCGCCCCAAGCTGGTCCACTGGTTCGCCGCGTACGACCTGGTCTCCACCTACCTCGCGCCGCACCCCGGCTCGGTCTGGGCCAAGGGGCCGGACGCCCTGGACCTGAGCCTGCCGCCGCGCAAACTCGTCGACGAGGTGCTTCCGGACGAATTCCCGCTGAGCATGTTCTATGAGGCCCTGCGCAAGAAGCTCCGTGAAGTGATCGCCTCCACCAAGGGCATCACGGCCGGCAGCCAGGCCGGAGCGGCGGCGTGA
- a CDS encoding PadR family transcriptional regulator, with the protein MFGLHVHAAPPRPEDGRANPPYRRQGATTYPRLPVTAWAVLGLLSFRDDRTGYDLKKWADTSLRFFYWSPAISQIYAELRRLEDLGMVTSRRSGPEEPRAKRRYTITGNGRDALTAWADGTRDCGPPVLKHPLLLRVWLGHLTVPGTLRTLVEQHRERTRAGLRNVRKALDGVDAAPEWDFPRVALGWSERQHLAELELAEAMLADLERLGHEEPDGPRQAVDAPGRPPSADLPRQHAEDAPTHG; encoded by the coding sequence ATGTTCGGGCTCCATGTCCATGCCGCCCCGCCGCGCCCCGAAGATGGCCGGGCCAACCCGCCGTACCGCCGCCAGGGGGCCACCACGTACCCGCGACTCCCCGTCACCGCCTGGGCCGTGCTCGGCCTGCTCTCCTTCCGTGACGACCGCACCGGCTACGACCTCAAGAAGTGGGCCGACACCTCGCTCCGCTTCTTCTACTGGTCACCGGCCATCAGCCAGATCTACGCCGAGCTGCGCCGCCTGGAGGACCTGGGCATGGTCACCTCCCGGCGCTCGGGCCCGGAGGAGCCCCGGGCCAAGCGCCGCTACACCATCACCGGGAACGGCCGCGACGCACTGACCGCCTGGGCGGACGGCACCCGCGACTGCGGCCCGCCGGTCCTCAAGCACCCGCTCCTCCTGCGCGTCTGGCTCGGGCACCTCACCGTGCCCGGCACCCTGCGCACCCTGGTGGAACAGCACCGCGAGCGCACCCGGGCCGGGCTGCGGAACGTACGCAAGGCACTGGACGGCGTCGACGCCGCCCCGGAGTGGGACTTCCCCCGCGTCGCACTGGGCTGGAGCGAGCGGCAGCATCTGGCCGAGCTGGAGCTGGCCGAGGCCATGCTCGCCGACCTGGAACGACTGGGGCACGAGGAGCCGGATGGGCCACGGCAGGCGGTGGACGCCCCGGGCCGCCCCCCGTCGGCGGACCTCCCGCGTCAGCACGCGGAGGACGCGCCCACGCACGGGTGA
- a CDS encoding glycerophosphodiester phosphodiesterase, which yields MSFLTIGHRGVMGVEPENTLRSFRRAEREGLDIIELDLHLSKDGALVVMHDAEVDRTTDGHGPIADHTLAALREMDAGQGERIPVFEEVVEAVQAPLQAEIKDVAAARALADVLRERDLAGRVDVISFHDEALAEVRTLLPGVRTGLVASRYGTDVVDRAQAVGAEYLSLNIRRLTLELTERAHAAGLRMLAWTVNTHDQLRIARGLGLDGVITDFPEIRRATRFTA from the coding sequence TTGTCCTTCCTGACCATCGGACACCGCGGGGTCATGGGCGTGGAGCCGGAGAACACCCTGCGTTCCTTCCGCCGCGCCGAACGCGAGGGGCTCGACATCATCGAGCTGGACCTGCACCTCAGCAAGGACGGTGCGCTCGTCGTGATGCACGACGCGGAGGTGGACCGTACGACGGACGGGCACGGGCCGATCGCCGACCACACCCTCGCCGCGCTGCGTGAGATGGATGCGGGCCAGGGCGAGCGGATCCCCGTCTTCGAAGAGGTCGTCGAGGCCGTACAGGCGCCGCTGCAGGCCGAGATCAAGGACGTGGCGGCGGCCCGCGCGCTGGCCGACGTGCTGCGCGAGCGGGACCTCGCCGGCCGGGTCGACGTGATCTCCTTCCACGACGAGGCGCTGGCGGAGGTCCGCACGCTGCTGCCCGGCGTCCGCACGGGCCTGGTGGCCAGCCGGTACGGCACGGACGTGGTGGACCGGGCGCAGGCGGTGGGCGCCGAGTACCTCTCGCTGAACATCCGCCGGCTCACCCTGGAGCTGACCGAGCGTGCGCACGCGGCGGGCCTGCGGATGCTCGCCTGGACCGTGAACACCCACGACCAGCTGCGGATCGCCCGCGGGCTCGGTCTGGACGGCGTGATCACCGACTTCCCCGAGATCCGCCGGGCGACGCGCTTCACGGCGTGA
- a CDS encoding lysophospholipid acyltransferase family protein: MAELVYPPVIGFARTAFKALDLKFDIAGTENIPRRGGAVLVSNHIGYLDFIFCGLAARPAKRLVRFMAKDSVFRHKVSGPLMRAMKHIPVDRSQGVHAYRHALGALRGGEIIGVFPEATISESFTLKTFKSGAARLAQEAGVPLLPMALWGTQRLWTKGHKRDLGRNHFPITIRVGEPVEAPAEEQPEKITDRLRTRVQDLLEAAQRAYPVRPKGPEDTWWVPAHLGGTAPAPGAAT; encoded by the coding sequence ATGGCAGAGCTCGTCTATCCGCCCGTTATCGGTTTCGCCCGGACGGCGTTCAAGGCGCTCGACCTCAAGTTCGACATCGCGGGCACGGAGAACATCCCGCGGCGCGGCGGCGCCGTGCTGGTGAGCAACCACATCGGATACCTGGACTTCATCTTCTGCGGCCTGGCGGCGCGGCCCGCCAAGCGGCTGGTGCGCTTCATGGCGAAGGACTCCGTCTTCCGTCACAAGGTGTCCGGCCCTCTGATGCGCGCGATGAAGCACATACCGGTGGACCGCTCGCAGGGCGTGCACGCCTACCGCCACGCGCTGGGCGCGCTGCGCGGCGGCGAGATCATCGGGGTCTTCCCCGAGGCCACCATCTCCGAGTCCTTCACTTTGAAGACCTTCAAGTCCGGCGCGGCCCGGCTGGCCCAGGAGGCCGGCGTGCCGCTGCTCCCGATGGCACTGTGGGGCACCCAGCGGCTGTGGACCAAGGGCCACAAGCGCGACCTGGGCCGGAACCACTTCCCGATCACCATCCGGGTCGGCGAGCCGGTCGAGGCGCCCGCCGAGGAGCAGCCGGAGAAGATCACCGACCGGCTGCGCACCCGTGTGCAGGACCTGCTGGAAGCGGCCCAGCGCGCGTACCCCGTACGCCCCAAGGGGCCGGAGGACACCTGGTGGGTACCGGCCCACCTGGGCGGCACGGCACCTGCGCCGGGCGCGGCAACCTGA
- a CDS encoding thioredoxin family protein has protein sequence MAGQAAGEQAAERLTAERIGAGLGERATLVQFSSAFCQPCRATRRTLEDVAGMVPGVAHVEIDAEAHLGLVRELRIARTPTVLVLDAAGTVVRRATGQPRKADVIAALGAAVGA, from the coding sequence GTGGCAGGGCAGGCAGCAGGAGAGCAGGCGGCGGAGCGGCTGACCGCGGAGCGGATCGGTGCCGGCCTGGGGGAGCGGGCCACGCTCGTGCAGTTCTCCAGCGCCTTCTGCCAGCCGTGCCGGGCCACCCGCCGCACCTTGGAGGACGTCGCCGGGATGGTGCCCGGCGTGGCGCACGTCGAGATCGACGCCGAGGCCCACCTCGGTCTCGTACGGGAGCTCCGGATCGCGCGCACCCCGACCGTCCTGGTCCTGGACGCGGCCGGTACGGTCGTCCGGCGCGCCACCGGACAGCCCCGCAAGGCGGACGTGATCGCGGCACTGGGTGCCGCCGTGGGCGCCTGA